A portion of the Zootoca vivipara chromosome 6, rZooViv1.1, whole genome shotgun sequence genome contains these proteins:
- the LOC118086655 gene encoding uncharacterized protein LOC118086655: MRKKSFLTEQFFLITLSLSSGPLARRAGDVCALCPPSSGLRRPTSPSLGHFCASAPGKAPGAPPPDGADAAPPTEDDASGWVPRPVPRARRTLWGGFRASAPRPSSPGGASPRLPSGKRPAVAHRSKCAPPPGTMDFDLAAALGPGPPKPDAVAEMKPGPRSGDAPAAAQPSGTPPAVEGAGKSLAEGGPRSASDSSSSSSSSSSSDSDQERKGPGTGRQKKLKKPKKEKKAHKEKKEERSH, encoded by the exons gagcagttttttcttataacactgtCTCTAAGCTCAGGACCTCTGGCCAGGCGGGCAGGGGATGTGTGTGCCCTCTGCCCACCAAGCTCCGGCCTCCGGAGACCCACCTCCCCGTCTCTTGGCCACTTCTGTGCTTCTGCGCCCGGAAAAGCCccgggcgcccccccccccgacggggCGGACGCAGCCCCGCCCACCGAGGATGATGCATCGGGCTGGGTCCCGAGGCCCGTCCCCCGCGCTCGACGGACGCTCTGGGGCGGCTTCCGAGCAAGCGCGCCGCGCCCCTCCTCTCCGGGCGGCGCCTCGCCCCGCCTGCCTTCGGGAAAGCGCCCCGCCGTCGCCCACCGGAGCAAGTGCGCACCGCCACCTGGCACGATGGACTTCGACCTGGCGGCAG cGCTGGGGCCCGGTCCCCCGAAGCCCGATGCCGTCGCGGAGATGAAGCCGGGCCCGCGCAGCGGCGATGCGCCTGCGGCTGCCCAGCCGTCTGGGACGCCTCCTGCGGTCGAGGGCGCCGGAAAGAGCCTCGCG GAAGGCGGGCCCCGATCTGCATCCGActccagtagcagcagcagcagcagctcctccagcGACAGCGACCAGGAGCGCAAG GGACCTGGCACTGGCCGCCAGAAGAAGTTGAAGAAgcccaagaaagaaaagaaggcccacaaggagaagaaggaggagagaagCCACTGA